The following coding sequences lie in one Candidatus Kaelpia imicola genomic window:
- a CDS encoding radical SAM protein: MEEIQYRDFSLKLHQKKWQKKNPVVAQFELTFGCNMHCRHCYSNCYNNSEYLKRELNTKEVIDILDKLYKEGIFWLCFTGGDPLKREDFIEIYSYAKKKGFIITVFTNAALIDKKIADYFKRFPPFCIEITLNAVTEKIYEEISQVKGSFKLALNGIENLIKRDISLKIKTQATKQNYQELDAIKEFIEKRGLKFRVSAILNACLNGDLTPVTLRLSPKKVLEINERFRLNSMQEDEMPNIKFSTDVANQPPSDNLFRCAIGLDTFHITPTGEMILCTLVREPSINLLDTTASIQESHNRLLSEIRNKKFKTNSKCKTCLYWYLCSWCPGRAKLEIADEEAPLSYFCKLTHLVVDLERERVDK; this comes from the coding sequence ATGGAAGAAATCCAATATAGAGACTTTAGTTTAAAACTGCATCAAAAAAAATGGCAGAAAAAAAACCCTGTAGTTGCTCAATTTGAACTTACCTTTGGGTGTAATATGCATTGTAGGCACTGTTATTCTAATTGTTATAATAATTCTGAATATCTTAAGAGAGAGCTTAATACTAAAGAAGTAATTGATATTTTGGATAAATTATATAAAGAAGGTATATTCTGGCTTTGTTTTACAGGGGGAGATCCATTGAAACGAGAAGATTTTATAGAAATTTATAGTTATGCCAAAAAGAAAGGATTTATTATAACTGTTTTTACTAATGCTGCATTAATTGATAAAAAAATAGCAGATTATTTTAAAAGATTTCCACCTTTTTGTATTGAGATTACATTGAATGCAGTAACAGAAAAAATATATGAAGAGATTTCTCAGGTTAAAGGTTCATTTAAGTTAGCATTAAATGGAATAGAAAATTTAATAAAAAGAGATATTTCCTTAAAGATTAAAACTCAGGCTACAAAACAGAATTATCAGGAATTAGATGCCATTAAAGAATTTATTGAAAAGCGGGGTCTTAAATTTAGGGTATCTGCTATACTCAATGCTTGTTTGAATGGAGATTTGACACCAGTTACTCTAAGACTTTCCCCTAAGAAGGTTTTAGAGATAAATGAAAGATTTAGACTTAATTCTATGCAAGAGGATGAGATGCCTAATATAAAATTCTCAACCGATGTAGCTAATCAACCTCCATCAGATAATCTCTTTCGTTGCGCTATTGGTTTGGATACATTTCATATTACACCTACCGGTGAAATGATTTTATGTACTTTGGTAAGAGAACCTTCGATTAATTTATTAGATACAACTGCTTCTATACAGGAGAGTCATAATAGATTATTGTCGGAAATAAGAAATAAAAAATTTAAAACCAATTCTAAATGTAAAACTTGTCTCTATTGGTATCTCTGTTCCTGGTGTCCCGGCAGGGCAAAATTGGAAATAGCTGATGAAGAGGCCCCGCTATCTTATTTTTGCAAGCTAACTCATCTGGTTGTCGATTTAGAGAGAGAAAGGGTTGATAAATGA
- a CDS encoding radical SAM protein translates to MQEVDSSDISLKLLKKADKKRFPLRALFELTHKCNHKCSYCYIVPEPEKKELTTKEVFSILDGLYNMGTFYLGFTGGEIFMRPDIFDILFYAKNKGFEIILLTNGSLIDEKVADKIEKLSPNKVDITLRGATKKTFDKISGISGSFEKVYRAVDLLKMRSIPLGLKSIIIKPNIKEFLKMKELVENLGIIFRYDTFISHRSDGCKVPLNYRILPEEAENLRRKYYPQLFEKYDKDGKLRKKMGIKKNRKVLFNCGAGKTDVIISPYGEMKTCIDISYPKYNILNGSLEEGWSKIVDFVKNIKPGPDYKCNSCPLAKYCSWCPARGLLEEGRLDACSSYHRSYAMVLAKLEGDMRALKKAEKIFS, encoded by the coding sequence ATGCAAGAAGTAGATTCTAGTGATATTTCATTAAAGTTACTTAAAAAAGCGGATAAGAAACGTTTTCCTTTGAGAGCTTTATTTGAATTGACTCATAAATGTAATCATAAATGCAGCTATTGTTATATTGTTCCTGAGCCAGAAAAGAAAGAGCTTACTACGAAGGAGGTTTTTTCTATTCTTGATGGGCTTTATAATATGGGAACATTCTATCTTGGTTTTACTGGCGGTGAGATATTTATGCGTCCCGATATTTTTGATATTCTTTTTTATGCTAAAAATAAAGGGTTTGAAATAATACTTTTGACTAACGGTTCTTTGATTGATGAAAAAGTTGCTGATAAAATAGAAAAACTTTCTCCCAATAAAGTTGATATAACTTTACGTGGGGCAACAAAGAAAACCTTTGATAAAATATCTGGTATATCTGGTTCATTTGAAAAAGTTTATAGAGCAGTTGATTTACTCAAAATGAGAAGTATACCTTTGGGACTTAAATCAATTATTATAAAACCAAATATTAAAGAATTTTTAAAAATGAAGGAACTTGTAGAAAATTTAGGTATCATATTTCGCTATGATACTTTTATTTCTCATAGGAGTGATGGATGTAAGGTACCATTGAATTACCGTATATTACCTGAAGAAGCAGAAAATTTACGCCGAAAATATTATCCTCAATTATTTGAAAAATACGATAAAGATGGTAAGCTAAGAAAAAAAATGGGGATAAAGAAAAATAGAAAAGTACTTTTTAACTGCGGAGCAGGGAAAACCGATGTTATTATATCTCCTTATGGAGAAATGAAAACTTGTATAGACATCTCTTATCCCAAATATAATATATTAAACGGAAGCTTAGAAGAAGGTTGGAGTAAAATAGTAGATTTTGTAAAGAATATAAAGCCTGGCCCTGATTATAAATGTAATAGTTGCCCTTTGGCTAAATATTGCTCCTGGTGTCCGGCGCGAGGCCTTCTTGAAGAAGGTAGGCTTGATGCCTGCAGTTCTTACCATCGTAGCTATGCGATGGTATTAGCTAAATTGGAAGGAGATATGAGAGCACTTAAAAAAGCAGAAAAAATTTTTAGTTAG
- a CDS encoding radical SAM protein, producing the protein MNEVKQDAFVENIYKKFKVRKPLSGQFAITYRCNFNCIHCYCKGSEVKGQELEDRELTLKEIKNILNQVYKEGCIWLCLTGGEPLLREDFLDIYSHAKGKGFLVKIFTNGSLLSRSIINYLSKYPPYSIEITLNGITKNTYETITRIPGSFERIMSIIPVLVEKKLPLILKTNGLKQNRDEILKIKSYAESLLGKHKFRFDSFVTARLDGSMELCQYRLEPEEILKLESQDPDMREEIEKGFHQPYKFERPSEYLYQCNAWLTQFFINPYGRLQFCYLTDRFSTDLKKVSFKEGFFNVFPQLLKEKFKTNSECKNCDLRSVCFHCPARTYLEAGNEEAPVEYFCRLAKAKYQRRKDYARSRF; encoded by the coding sequence ATGAACGAAGTCAAACAGGATGCGTTTGTAGAAAATATTTATAAGAAATTTAAGGTACGAAAACCTTTAAGCGGTCAGTTCGCAATTACTTACCGCTGTAACTTTAACTGTATCCATTGTTACTGCAAAGGTTCGGAAGTCAAAGGTCAAGAGTTAGAAGATAGAGAATTAACTTTAAAAGAGATAAAAAATATCTTAAACCAGGTTTATAAAGAGGGATGTATTTGGCTTTGCCTTACAGGTGGGGAGCCGCTTCTAAGAGAAGATTTTTTAGATATATATTCTCATGCTAAAGGAAAAGGATTTTTGGTAAAAATTTTCACAAACGGTTCTCTATTGAGCCGGTCTATAATTAATTACCTATCTAAGTATCCTCCATATTCAATTGAGATAACTTTAAACGGCATAACTAAAAATACTTATGAGACAATTACTCGAATTCCTGGCTCTTTTGAGAGAATAATGAGTATTATTCCGGTATTAGTAGAAAAAAAATTACCTTTAATTTTAAAGACCAATGGATTAAAACAGAATAGAGATGAAATCCTGAAGATTAAATCCTATGCTGAAAGTTTATTAGGTAAACATAAATTCAGATTCGACTCTTTCGTAACTGCCCGCCTTGATGGTTCAATGGAGCTTTGTCAGTATAGACTTGAGCCGGAGGAAATATTAAAACTTGAATCGCAGGATCCAGATATGAGAGAGGAGATAGAAAAAGGATTTCATCAACCGTATAAATTTGAAAGACCTTCCGAGTATCTTTATCAATGCAATGCATGGCTAACTCAATTTTTTATAAATCCTTACGGCAGATTACAATTTTGTTATTTAACAGATAGATTTAGTACTGATTTAAAGAAAGTTTCTTTCAAAGAAGGTTTTTTTAATGTGTTTCCTCAGTTGCTCAAGGAAAAATTTAAAACTAATTCTGAGTGTAAAAATTGCGATTTACGGTCTGTCTGTTTTCATTGTCCTGCCAGAACATATTTAGAAGCAGGGAATGAAGAAGCTCCGGTTGAATATTTCTGTCGCTTAGCCAAAGCAAAATACCAACGGAGAAAAGATTATGCAAGAAGTAGATTCTAG
- a CDS encoding PqqD family protein — MTKDSQVLKKSKKFVVREIEGEVILLPLYKSSQDIKYLYTLNDVAARVWKLINGKKTLSEIKQILLKEFDTTRNELKKELSAFLKDLKEIEAII; from the coding sequence ATGACAAAAGATTCTCAAGTATTAAAGAAAAGTAAAAAATTTGTTGTTCGTGAAATTGAAGGAGAAGTTATTCTGCTTCCTCTGTATAAATCTTCCCAAGATATTAAATATCTTTATACCTTAAATGATGTGGCAGCAAGAGTTTGGAAGCTAATTAATGGAAAAAAAACATTAAGTGAAATTAAACAAATACTTTTGAAAGAATTTGACACCACAAGAAATGAATTAAAAAAAGAACTCTCAGCATTTTTGAAGGATTTGAAAGAGATAGAAGCTATTATTTAA
- a CDS encoding ABC transporter permease, whose protein sequence is MFYFVKRDFQIQVSYKMSFIFSWWGMVVNILTFFFLSKLFGNRINPYLEDYGGSYFPFVLIGLAFSQYISTALSSFSSSIRQEQMLGTLEYILVSKARLSTVILGSSIWRFTFSSINIIVYFLVGILLAGNFFNANWILVFFILFLTILIFSSIGIMSAGFIIVFKQGNPIQWLMGIFSGLFGGVYYPITVLPEKLQWISHLLPITYSLRAARYALLQNYSFYQVFYDIIILSGFAILLFPTSLLFFKFAVREAKKTGSLGHY, encoded by the coding sequence ATGTTTTATTTTGTTAAACGTGATTTTCAAATACAGGTTAGTTATAAGATGTCTTTTATATTCAGCTGGTGGGGAATGGTTGTCAATATTTTAACATTTTTCTTCCTTTCTAAATTATTTGGTAATAGAATTAACCCTTATTTAGAAGATTATGGAGGAAGTTATTTTCCTTTTGTTTTAATTGGTTTAGCATTTTCACAGTATATTTCGACTGCCTTGAGTTCTTTTAGCAGCAGTATTAGGCAAGAACAGATGCTGGGAACTTTAGAGTATATCCTAGTGAGTAAAGCCCGCCTTTCTACTGTTATTTTGGGGAGTAGCATATGGAGATTTACTTTCTCTTCTATTAATATTATTGTTTATTTTCTAGTCGGGATATTATTAGCCGGCAATTTTTTTAATGCTAATTGGATTCTAGTGTTTTTTATTCTATTTTTAACTATTCTAATATTTTCAAGTATTGGCATAATGTCAGCTGGATTTATCATAGTTTTTAAGCAAGGCAATCCTATTCAGTGGCTAATGGGGATTTTTTCAGGGTTATTTGGAGGAGTATATTATCCCATTACTGTATTGCCAGAGAAATTACAATGGATTTCTCACCTTTTACCTATTACTTATTCCTTAAGAGCAGCAAGGTATGCGTTATTGCAAAATTACTCTTTTTATCAGGTATTTTATGATATAATTATTTTGTCGGGATTTGCAATATTGTTGTTTCCAACTTCATTATTGTTTTTTAAATTTGCAGTCAGGGAGGCAAAAAAGACAGGAAGTTTAGGCCATTATTGA
- a CDS encoding ABC transporter ATP-binding protein: protein MFQETIKIDNLSKIFKQTKSLSQWCLHPLTKSKEIIALQDINLSVFSGEVYVLLGKNGAGKTTLLKILSSLILPTAGIVYIDGYDIQKCKKEIQPRIGFISGEERSFYWRLTGWQNMIFFASLYSFYGKKAKFKIKQLCNLLEIDYLDKIFQTYSSGMKQRLNIARGLLSDPAVLLLDEPTKSIDPASATQVHEILRKIARQGKAILFTTHNLYEAQKLANRLAILHKGRIKYKGDLNQVNKATNSKNLEESFVKLTKEK, encoded by the coding sequence ATGTTTCAAGAGACAATTAAAATTGACAATCTTAGTAAAATTTTCAAACAGACGAAAAGTTTATCTCAATGGTGTCTCCACCCCTTGACGAAATCCAAAGAAATTATTGCACTTCAAGATATCAATCTGAGCGTATTTTCAGGAGAAGTTTATGTTCTTTTGGGGAAAAACGGGGCTGGTAAAACAACTTTACTTAAGATTTTATCTTCACTCATTCTCCCTACAGCAGGGATTGTCTATATTGATGGATATGATATCCAGAAATGTAAAAAGGAAATTCAGCCTCGTATAGGTTTTATATCTGGCGAAGAACGTAGTTTCTATTGGCGTTTGACAGGATGGCAGAATATGATTTTTTTTGCTTCTCTGTATAGTTTCTATGGTAAAAAAGCTAAATTTAAGATTAAACAATTGTGCAATCTGTTAGAGATAGATTATCTTGACAAAATATTTCAGACTTATTCTAGCGGTATGAAACAGCGGTTAAACATTGCACGAGGTCTTCTTAGCGACCCGGCAGTGCTTTTGCTGGATGAGCCTACTAAAAGCATAGACCCTGCTTCAGCTACTCAAGTTCATGAAATTTTAAGAAAGATTGCCAGGCAAGGGAAAGCGATTCTGTTTACAACCCATAATCTTTATGAGGCTCAAAAATTGGCTAACCGGTTGGCAATTCTACATAAAGGTAGGATTAAATATAAAGGTGATTTGAATCAAGTAAACAAGGCTACTAATAGTAAAAATTTGGAAGAAAGTTTTGTTAAACTTACTAAAGAAAAATGA
- a CDS encoding glycosyltransferase family 39 protein, translated as MKTYKKIIITITVCVVFYAINNYIWLSLNKSPSAEDEFVHLVTSLSYHIHFFEQGLKHLIEIYRHSFWPPLYYITGAIFSFLSSSNYISTVLFTNLFYFIILLISIYLTGKTLFNARSGIFSLLFISLSPTIYGCSRTFMLELALTSIVALGVYAVVSFNKSWSFKKFIYLFVVLLIGALIKWSFFIFLFPLFCSLYFSMPQKDKNKYLLLLFSAISTVIIVWYTPHHIREFLFKAKSYILCGDQESLTFLNYMKEIFFYLKIAVFQYCSLPLFLIFIFSGIYVFSFKKFQFKYSLLLTIVFPILFTSLLKSCNERHLIPLLVPVSLIAGYGLDIFWNKKVKYLFIFLIGYAFINFFLISYVPLAFGYKLLGYMPRQVEGGENSFISGYAAPSREDWKYKEILNVIEKYNKENRFDLPLEYVLISRDRTRYARFSIAYFDIINKLKNRKNIKHFFLPAINSRHFVFQVIVAENKDRFDQKHHCSLDESNQLLEDINPNWILKTRAKFEFVDEIKLPEGKTAYIYAQKLEILENEFFYVTIDNKNITLISKVESNNKFKIEFVIVEKPSVLISSTMGTCDYVKVASDKIKGRFCWRDFPHKLNFEIIKSGNEFKISAKLLDKDKEIFIILFPIEEKTEQLKYTSLKSIIQKSAFPLSVHRNNTFVIFENLKSKRNQPGFLIDIPGSICLNGVKLVQLGIKSFRDRVDFENYWRNIKRLNIIDMISE; from the coding sequence ATGAAAACTTATAAAAAGATTATTATAACAATTACGGTATGTGTTGTTTTTTATGCAATAAACAATTATATCTGGCTTTCGTTAAATAAATCGCCATCAGCAGAAGATGAATTCGTTCATCTTGTTACTTCTCTAAGTTATCATATACATTTTTTTGAACAGGGGCTAAAACATCTGATTGAGATATACAGACATTCTTTTTGGCCGCCTTTATATTATATTACAGGAGCTATTTTCAGTTTTTTATCTTCTTCTAACTACATATCTACAGTTCTTTTTACAAATTTGTTTTATTTTATCATACTTCTTATTTCTATCTATCTTACAGGCAAAACACTGTTTAATGCTAGGTCAGGGATTTTTTCTTTATTATTCATTTCTTTGTCTCCTACTATATATGGTTGTAGTAGAACTTTTATGTTGGAACTTGCTTTAACAAGCATTGTGGCTTTAGGTGTATATGCAGTTGTTTCATTTAATAAGTCTTGGTCTTTTAAAAAATTTATTTATCTATTTGTAGTACTTTTAATCGGGGCATTAATCAAATGGTCATTTTTTATTTTTCTATTTCCTCTTTTTTGCAGTCTGTATTTCAGTATGCCACAAAAAGATAAAAACAAATATCTTTTATTGCTATTCTCGGCTATATCAACAGTAATAATAGTTTGGTATACCCCCCATCATATTAGAGAGTTTTTGTTTAAGGCAAAAAGTTATATTTTATGTGGAGATCAAGAATCTCTTACATTTTTGAATTATATGAAAGAAATATTTTTTTATCTAAAAATAGCAGTCTTTCAATATTGTTCTTTACCGCTTTTTTTAATTTTTATATTTTCCGGTATATATGTTTTTTCTTTTAAAAAATTTCAATTTAAATATTCTTTGCTTTTGACAATTGTATTTCCAATTCTGTTCACATCTTTATTAAAATCTTGCAACGAAAGGCATTTGATTCCTTTATTAGTTCCGGTATCTCTTATTGCGGGATATGGTTTAGATATTTTTTGGAATAAAAAAGTAAAGTATCTATTTATTTTTCTTATCGGATATGCTTTTATCAATTTTTTCCTTATTTCCTATGTTCCTTTAGCTTTTGGATATAAGTTATTGGGTTATATGCCAAGGCAAGTAGAAGGAGGAGAAAATTCTTTCATCTCAGGCTATGCTGCTCCGAGTCGAGAAGACTGGAAGTATAAAGAAATATTAAATGTTATTGAAAAATATAACAAAGAAAACAGGTTTGATCTACCTTTAGAATATGTATTGATTAGTAGAGACAGGACAAGGTATGCAAGATTTTCTATTGCTTATTTCGATATAATTAATAAGTTGAAAAACAGAAAAAATATAAAGCATTTTTTTTTACCAGCGATAAATTCGAGACATTTTGTCTTTCAAGTGATAGTTGCTGAAAATAAAGATCGGTTTGATCAAAAACACCATTGCTCTTTAGATGAATCAAATCAATTGCTTGAAGATATTAATCCAAACTGGATTTTAAAAACCAGGGCCAAATTTGAATTTGTAGATGAAATTAAATTACCGGAAGGTAAAACTGCGTATATCTATGCTCAGAAATTAGAAATTCTGGAAAATGAGTTTTTCTATGTAACAATAGATAATAAAAATATAACATTGATTTCTAAGGTTGAATCTAACAACAAATTCAAAATTGAATTTGTTATCGTAGAAAAACCTTCTGTTCTTATATCTTCAACGATGGGTACCTGTGATTATGTAAAAGTTGCTTCTGATAAAATTAAAGGGCGGTTTTGCTGGCGTGATTTTCCACACAAATTGAATTTTGAAATCATAAAAAGCGGTAATGAATTTAAGATTAGTGCCAAGCTATTAGATAAAGATAAGGAGATATTTATAATCTTATTTCCTATAGAGGAAAAGACTGAACAATTGAAATACACCTCTTTGAAAAGTATTATACAAAAGTCTGCATTCCCCCTGAGTGTTCATAGAAATAATACATTTGTAATTTTTGAAAATTTAAAATCAAAACGAAATCAACCCGGATTTTTAATAGACATACCAGGATCTATATGTCTTAATGGAGTTAAATTGGTTCAACTAGGTATTAAATCTTTTAGAGATAGAGTAGACTTTGAAAATTATTGGCGGAATATTAAAAGATTGAATATAATCGATATGATTTCTGAGTAA
- a CDS encoding U32 family peptidase produces the protein MRKKYFRILAPFTHIEDIKLLKNTGADELYCGYVTEELIKKWPLAFNILNRRGEGQSFENYDIFRKAVDQANKHNLPVYVTINGLYTPEQYPLLLDLVKKIEFLKGVKGIIIADLGFLLTLIKNKFKKEIHISTGGTCFNSNTADFYQNLGASRIVLPRQLTANEIGNIIEEVKSKIDFEIFIIAESCQFIDGYCTFFHSHESESKFTKDMKIKSDTFLYPLYNTEQACKGCNFYFMEELAGRRFKIFSATSHKEKKSNLKFQYNKNLSFGCRICDLYDLKKYPIRSLKIIGRGMDPKYNTKLVKLVSEALSYLTCGGISKRDYQHKCKDLFSKIIFKNKRRCTKFDCYFSPHWIKNEK, from the coding sequence ATGAGAAAAAAATACTTTAGAATCTTAGCTCCATTTACTCATATAGAAGATATCAAATTATTAAAAAATACAGGTGCGGATGAGCTTTACTGTGGCTATGTTACTGAGGAATTAATTAAAAAGTGGCCATTGGCTTTTAACATTTTGAATCGTCGAGGAGAAGGTCAAAGTTTTGAAAATTATGACATTTTTAGAAAGGCAGTTGATCAAGCAAATAAACATAATCTACCTGTTTATGTAACCATTAATGGACTTTATACTCCTGAACAATATCCATTATTACTTGACCTAGTGAAGAAAATTGAGTTTTTAAAAGGTGTGAAAGGAATTATCATTGCTGATTTAGGTTTTTTGCTTACCCTGATAAAAAATAAGTTTAAGAAAGAAATTCATATTAGCACAGGAGGAACATGTTTCAATTCTAATACGGCAGACTTCTATCAAAATCTTGGTGCTAGTAGAATAGTTTTACCTAGACAATTAACAGCGAACGAAATTGGAAATATTATTGAAGAAGTTAAATCCAAAATAGATTTTGAAATATTTATTATTGCTGAAAGTTGCCAATTTATTGATGGATATTGCACCTTTTTTCATTCTCATGAAAGTGAAAGCAAATTTACCAAAGATATGAAAATAAAAAGCGACACTTTTTTGTATCCATTATATAATACAGAACAAGCTTGCAAAGGTTGTAATTTTTATTTTATGGAGGAATTGGCGGGAAGGCGTTTTAAGATTTTCAGTGCTACATCGCATAAAGAGAAAAAAAGTAATTTAAAGTTCCAATATAATAAAAATCTATCATTTGGTTGCAGAATCTGCGATTTATACGATCTTAAAAAATATCCAATAAGAAGTCTGAAAATAATTGGAAGGGGAATGGACCCGAAATATAATACTAAATTAGTTAAGCTTGTTTCCGAGGCGTTGTCTTATTTAACATGCGGTGGTATTTCTAAAAGAGATTATCAGCATAAATGTAAAGATTTATTTTCAAAAATCATCTTTAAAAATAAACGTAGATGTACAAAATTCGATTGTTACTTTTCACCCCATTGGATAAAAAATGAAAAATAA
- a CDS encoding tetratricopeptide repeat protein: protein MKFSIGYNHDIKLLSLLDVYEDNIEAFYFPIPRQYLGSGRHITQKSNYVNEIPKIIKKCNSLNIKSQLLLNATCAGELGLEKKFFLKIINYIQKLKDLGLKSVIVTNSVYISGIKEQIKGIEIESSINCYVKTVEHALYLKDLGVDILTVDRDINRDIPLIKEIKDKTGLKIKILLNEGCLRNCPFRKAHFNFIAHAQLNPKVEMIDGIFFEKWCMKIFSKNPEKIFSIPFISPDALKYYTQVGDYFKISSRDSSTSLIEFRLKAYINQNFNGNLLLLLDCAGLLPYFSYVDSKVLNENNFFKKMLKCTHNCNECNYCSKLVNEAVITNSYFLDPSHPIRIKESEKAVKMYKRILKNFPNKGAIYIDLAKAYFILKRYKEAIKEANKAIELNYKEGHLILGFCYEKTKQYKKAIRELKKAEKINPEEFHVNLSLSNYYKNIGQTEQASKELEKGVLKFKRIQQAATLNIK from the coding sequence ATGAAATTCTCCATAGGCTATAATCATGATATCAAGCTATTAAGTCTTCTAGATGTGTATGAAGACAATATCGAGGCTTTTTATTTCCCAATCCCCCGTCAATACTTAGGTTCAGGAAGACATATTACTCAAAAAAGTAATTATGTAAATGAAATCCCCAAAATAATTAAAAAATGCAACTCGCTAAATATAAAATCTCAGCTGCTATTAAATGCAACATGCGCAGGAGAATTAGGATTAGAGAAGAAATTCTTTTTAAAAATCATTAACTATATTCAGAAATTGAAAGATTTAGGATTAAAAAGTGTAATAGTTACGAATTCTGTTTATATCTCTGGGATTAAGGAACAAATTAAGGGAATTGAAATAGAATCATCTATTAACTGTTACGTAAAAACAGTAGAGCATGCTCTATATCTTAAGGATTTAGGTGTGGATATTCTAACTGTCGATAGAGATATAAATCGAGACATTCCTTTGATTAAAGAGATTAAGGATAAAACCGGACTTAAAATAAAAATACTACTTAATGAAGGATGTTTAAGAAACTGCCCTTTTAGAAAAGCGCATTTTAATTTTATAGCACATGCACAGTTAAATCCCAAAGTTGAGATGATAGATGGAATTTTTTTCGAAAAGTGGTGTATGAAAATTTTTTCCAAAAACCCTGAAAAAATCTTTAGTATCCCGTTTATTTCACCTGATGCCTTAAAATATTATACTCAGGTTGGAGACTATTTTAAAATTTCAAGCAGGGATTCTTCCACTTCTTTAATTGAATTTAGGTTAAAAGCATATATAAATCAAAATTTCAATGGTAATCTACTGCTATTATTAGATTGTGCAGGTCTCTTACCCTATTTTAGCTATGTTGATTCTAAAGTGCTTAATGAGAATAACTTTTTCAAAAAAATGCTTAAATGTACCCATAATTGTAATGAATGTAATTATTGCAGTAAATTAGTGAACGAAGCAGTTATAACTAACAGCTATTTTTTAGATCCATCCCATCCAATTAGGATTAAAGAAAGTGAAAAAGCTGTAAAGATGTACAAGAGAATTTTAAAAAATTTTCCAAATAAAGGCGCTATTTATATAGATTTGGCCAAAGCCTATTTTATTCTCAAACGCTATAAAGAAGCTATTAAAGAAGCAAATAAAGCAATAGAGTTAAATTACAAAGAAGGCCATTTAATCTTAGGTTTTTGTTACGAGAAAACCAAACAATATAAGAAAGCAATAAGAGAGCTTAAAAAAGCTGAAAAAATAAACCCGGAAGAATTTCATGTGAATCTCTCTCTTTCTAATTACTACAAAAATATTGGTCAAACAGAGCAAGCTAGTAAAGAATTAGAAAAGGGGGTTCTGAAATTCAAAAGAATTCAACAAGCAGCAACTCTAAACATAAAATAA